Proteins encoded within one genomic window of Triticum aestivum cultivar Chinese Spring chromosome 2D, IWGSC CS RefSeq v2.1, whole genome shotgun sequence:
- the LOC123048257 gene encoding cytochrome P450 99A2, with product MELSAATLLLSLLSLAILVGFFRRKSTPSRRAPGPRCLPVIGSLHHLLTPQPQVALRDLAKKHGPVMYLRLGQIDALVVSSPAAAKEVLRDKDLKFASRPSILVSEVMGYGQRDVVFAPYGAYWRTLRKICTVELLSERKVRQFAPVRDSETMSLVRNVREAGRGGKLFNLGRLLVSCSNSITGKTAFGQTCSSELQEQFLSAIDVALKLSAGLCVGDLYPSMWFVDVVTGLTGRLWRARRQLDKVLDKIISQSEIRQGDHLLSVLLRISDEGELDFPIDMDNVKAIVMDMFTAGTETTSSISEWVMSELMRSPEVMAKAQAEVRRTFDNKSPQDHEGLVGELHYTKMVIMESMRLNPVVPLLVPHVCRETCDVGGFEVMEGTRVMVNTWALGRNPEYWHESEEFRPERFEDGTATYKGSRFEYLPFGSGRRNCPGDTFGLAVLELMVARLLYYFDWSLPAGVKPGELDMEMMVAATSKRKNQLHLVATPCKACSF from the exons ATGGAGCTAAGCGCAGCCACCCTACTGCTCTCCCTCCTCTCACTTGCGATTCTCGTGGGCTTTTTTCGCCGCAAATCAACACCAAGTCGGCGAGCTCCAGGACCACGGTGTCTGCCTGTTATCGGGAGCCTCCACCACCTTCTCACGCCGCAGCCACAGGTCGCCCTCCGAGACCTGGCCAAGAAGCATGGCCCAGTGATGTACCTCCGGCTGGGCCAGATCGACGCCCTGGTGGTGTCCTCCCCGGCAGCGGCAAAGGAGGTGCTCCGAGACAAGGATCTCAAATTTGCGTCCCGGCCGAGCATTCTGGTCTCGGAGGTCATGGGCTACGGACAACGCGACGTCGTCTTCGCTCCATACGGCGCGTACTGGCGGACGCTGCGCAAGATTTGCACGGTGGAGCTCCTCAGCGAGCGGAAGGTGAGGCAGTTCGCGCCGGTGAGGGACAGCGAGACCATGTCCCTCGTTAGGAACGTCCGCGAGGCCGGCCGAGGTGGCAAGCTGTTCAACCTCGGCAGGCTGCTCGTGTCCTGCTCCAACTCGATAACCGGAAAGACGGCGTTCGGGCAGACGTGCAGCTCCGAGCTGCAGGAGCAGTTTCTCTCGGCGATAGATGTGGCGCTCAAGCTCAGCGCGGGGCTCTGCGTCGGGGACCTCTACCCGTCGATGTGGTTTGTCGACGTGGTCACCGGGCTGACAGGCCGGCTATGGCGAGCCCGCCGGCAGCTGGACAAGGTCCTGGACAAGATCATCTCTCAGTCCGAGATACGGCAAGGTGATCACCTTCTGAGCGTTTTGCTTAGGATCAGTGACGAGGGGGAGCTTGACTTCCCGATCGACATGGACAACGTCAAGGCAATCGTAATG GATATGTTCACGGCCGGGACAGAGACGACATCGTCAATCTCCGAGTGGGTCATGTCGGAGCTCATGAGAAGCCCGGAGGTGATGGCCAAGGCGCAGGCGGAGGTGCGACGAACGTTCGACAACAAGAGCCCACAAGACCATGAGGGACTCGTAGGGGAGCTGCACTACACAAAGATGGTAATCATGGAGAGCATGAGGCTGAATCCAGTGGTGCCACTGCTGGTTCCCCATGTCTGCCGAGAGACCTGCGACGTCGGCGGATTTGAGGTCATGGAGGGTACCAGGGTGATGGTAAACACGTGGGCGTTGGGTAGGAACCCCGAGTACTGGCATGAGTCTGAGGAGTTCAGGCCCGAGAGGTTTGAGGACGGCACTGCGACCTACAAGGGGTCGCGGTTCGAGTACTTGCCGTTCGGGAGCGGGAGGAGGAACTGCCCCGGCGACACCTTTGGACTGGCCGTGCTGGAGCTCATGGTGGCACGGCTTCTCTACTACTTTGACTGGAGCCTCCCGGCCGGAGTGAAGCCGGGTGAGCTGGACATGGAAATGATGGTTGCCGCAACCTCAAAGAGAAAGAACCAGCTGCACCTAGTGGCAACACCGTGCAAGGCATGCAGTTTTTAA
- the LOC123051078 gene encoding UDP-glycosyltransferase 73C4 produces the protein MASATSSGSKTLSVLLFPHFATSHIEPFTELALRLAASRPDAAVEAIVAVTPANVPVVQSFLDRRWHGHSAATVKIVTYPFPTVEGLPKGVENLGKAATQADSMLINLAASSDTLMRPAQEALIRARSPDAIFTDMLFTWSSDIADELGVPCVAFNVVGAFPMLAMRHLLMEDAAIDGDDMVTAPPFPIPPIRVPRTELPDLSISRYIFDKVYSMQAACFGLAVNTFSGLEQQYCDMYLGQGYVQRSYFVGPLSLQLQSSDSDQSATDAGDSQYIDWLDTKPDHSVVYVSFGTCALASEAQLDQIALGLEASGKSFLWVVRGADKWAPPKGWEKRVDDRGIVIRSWAPQTAILAHPAVGAFVTQCGWNSVLEAVAAGVPMLTWPKVYEQFITERLLTDVLGIGERLWPHGAGLRSEDYEKHEVIPADDVARALLTFMHPGGPGEVMRTRVMDLASKSRAAMAEGGSSQNDLHRLVNDLIAARG, from the coding sequence ATGGCTTCAGCCACTAGCAGCGGCAGCAAGACTCTGAGTGTCCTGCTCTTCCCCCACTTTGCGACTAGCCACATCGAGCCCTTCACCGAGCTCGCCCTTCGCCTCGCAGCGTCTAGGCCAGACGCCGCCGTGGAAGCGATCGTCGCGGTCACGCCGGCGAACGTTCCGGTCGTCCAGTCCTTCCTGGATCGCCGATGGCACGGGCATAGCGCAGCAACCGTCAAGATAGTGACGTATCCGTTCCCAACGGTGGAGGGCCTGCCCAAGGGCGTCGAGAACCTCGGGAAGGCGGCCACTCAGGCGGATTCTATGCTCATCAACCTCGCTGCCTCGAGCGATACCTTGATGCGCCCCGCGCAGGAGGCGCTCATCCGGGCGCGGTCTCCAGACGCGATCTTCACCGACATGCTCTTCACCTGGAGCAGCGACATCGCCGACGAGCTCGGCGTGCCATGCGTCGCATTCAATGTCGTTGGCGCCTTCCCGATGCTCGCTATGCGCCACCTCCTGATGGAGGACGCTGCGATCGACGGAGATGACATGGTGACGGCCCCTCCGTTTCCGATCCCTCCTATACGGGTCCCGAGGACCGAGCTGCCGGACCTATCGATAAGTCGATACATCTTCGACAAGGTTTATTCCATGCAAGCTGCATGCTTCGGCCTCGCCGTCAACACGTTCTCTGGCCTGGAGCAGCAGTACTGCGACATGTACTTGGGCCAAGGGTACGTCCAGCGCTCCTACTTTGTAGGGCCTCTCTCGCTGCAACTGCAGTCCTCTGACTCTGATCAGAGCGCCACGGATGCTGGTGATTCACAGTACATCGATTGGCTTGACACAAAGCCAGACCATTCGGTCGTGTACGTGTCCTTTGGCACGTGTGCCCTCGCATCGGAGGCTCAGCTTGACCAAATTGCTCTTGGGTTGGAGGCCTCGGGGAAGTCGTTTTTGTGGGTGGTCAGGGGGGCGGACAAGTGGGCTCCACCCAAAGGGTGGGAGAAGCGTGTGGACGACCGGGGGATCGTCATCCGATCCTGGGCTCCACAAACCGCCATACTAGCTCACCCGGCAGTGGGGGCATTCGTGACGCAGTGCGGGTGGAACTCCGTCCtagaggcggtggccgcgggcgTGCCTATGCTCACATGGCCAAAGGTGTACGAGCAGTTCATCACCGAGAGGCTACTCACGGACGTACTAGGAATCGGGGAGCGACTGTGGCCGCACGGCGCTGGCTTACGAAGCGAGGATTACGAAAAACATGAGGTGATCCCGGCCGACGATGTGGCGCGGGCGTTGCTCACATTCATGCATCCTGGAGGGCCTGGGGAGGTGATGAGGACCAGGGTTATGGACCTCGCCTCAAAGTCTCGTGCGGCCATGGCAGAAGGAGGCTCCTCGCAGAATGATTTGCACCGCCTCGTCAATGATCTCATCGCAGCAAGAGGATAG